One Rhinoraja longicauda isolate Sanriku21f chromosome 14, sRhiLon1.1, whole genome shotgun sequence genomic window, ctagtcccacctgcccgtgtttggtccatatctctctagatctgtcctatccattacccagtgagttgtgaagttTCAAGagtgggttagatttagctctttgggacaagagaatcaagggataaagGGGAAAATGCCAGaagagggtactgattttggatgatcaggaatgatcatatggaatggcgttgaagggccgaatggtctatacctgcacttattttctatgtttcaatgtgagAGACATGCCCatgccactcccccccccccccccccccccacacacgcacgcacgcacacacacacgcacttggGTTTATTTAAAGAAATGTCCATTTTACAAAGGTGTAATTTTCCTTCAATTTTACCCTCATGCATTGGGTTTGAAAGGTCTGTGTTTCATTAACATGTGTACACAAAATGCtttgtattttattttgttttattcacTGATATAACATCATGCCATCAGTTTACAAGCTCCAGTGAAATTACACTTTGATCGGTAGCATTGGACATTGATGGAAATTCAGGAGTCTTAAAATCAGAAATAGCTTTATTTTGGATTATGCAGGGAAAGGTATAATTGTTACTCCTGTAGTAGTTGAAGGCTGTTATTGGTCCTTGTGAAATCTGCAGTTCGAATTTCGTTTGGAAATGTCTGTAACATGAATTATTTACTACACTCAAGGTGCAACTATGGAACTATGGAACTAGATTATTCAGGTGTGAAGCCTATTGAAGAAATTATCACTGAAATCATCAAACCTGGAATTGTATGCAGTGGGAATGTTTAGATTCACATGTAAAGATTGCACCCAAGAGAACAATaaacacaagtctgaagaagggtctcgacgtgaaacgtcacccattccttctctcctgaaatgctgcctgacccgctgagttactccatcattttgtgataccttcgatttgaaccagcatctgcagttattttcctacataaacaTAAATCCAATCACCTTATAAAGTGAATGATTGTGTATAcgccccctcatgatcttatacatctttataaTCTCATTCCTCACTCTCTTGCCCTCCACGGAATAATGTCCAAGCCTGACTacttctctctatagctcaggctctctggtccagacaacatcctgataaatctttgctgcactccttccagcttaacaacaccttctcaatagcagagtgaccaaaaatgaacacaatactccaaatacggcctgatTCACttattgtacaactgtagcataacatcccaacttctatacttaatacactgactgatgcagaccaatgtactgaaagctttGACCAACCTATCTACTAGATCCCTGTGCTCTACCATACTCCCCAGGGCGATGCCTCAGGGCAAAGGCCACTCACACTCTGGGCTGAGACTGAAATAATGGCTGGAAGAGAACTGTTCACAACTGGGTGGCTCATGGCTTCAATCATCAATCCTTTCTAACCAGGAGCACGAAACCTATAAATGCCGGAAACCTTCGACAGATCAGGCAGTGTCCATGGGAAGAGAAACTAATCagagtagtttattgtcatttacacCTCAGTGCAATAAAGTTCCTTGTTTGCACGCAGCTCATTGATTAAATAATACAACTGATATAACTGGTACAATGTATGCAACGAGGAATGCCCAACATAGcacaatggtgcaaagattgtagaaCAAACTGAAGTAGTGCAAAGTTAAATTTTCAGTCTGAAAATCCTCATCAGATTCTAACAAAGCATTTTCAATCAGAAACATTAATtgtgttcctctttccacagatgatctCTGACCAGTTGGAGGATTCCagctttctctgattttatttcaaatttaagCAGAtgtatttctttttctttttctcaagAAATAGAGCAGCCTATTGCTATCAGTGCAGCTGGAACACACTATTCTATCGCAATGCTGCAGAAAATTCCTTTGTGTGTCGCGTACATAATCTTTCATTTCTTGTAGTAAGTTTGACTAGTGCATCAATGCCACACAGTTGCCAATTTGTTCACACACCCATTTACCCAAGGCTCCAGTACTTGAAGGACACCTCAGTTCAGAATGATAGGAACATTTCTCGGGAATGTTAGTGGAACTGCAGCCGGCTGTAGTTCGGCCAAAGGATGGGGAGGTTTGTGCACCAGCACCCTGGAGGTCAAGGTTCAAAGTCACATCTGCCCCAGAGGAGTCTGATGGAAACAGTGATGACGACGCATACATGGGAAGACTTCTACCTGTCTGACAGCATGGAAGAGATGTTGAGGAGTGTCAGGGATCCCATCTCCAACCTCCCGCATGGATTTCTGTAGTGCCATTAGCACAGGTTTCCAATCCAAGGGTTGGGGACACAACAgtgggagtgggcgtgggggtgGCCTCTCCCTTGGTGCAGCGGCTGATGGAGCAGGGTCCTACTGTCACTGAGGCACAGGCAGAGGACAAGCAAAGTCTTCATTCCTCAGTGGAATGTTTATTTCTTCCACTCCAGTTTTAGTAGTTTCAGACTTCCCAGATGAGGCCAATGCAGGAACTATAGTTTCTTccacagagaggggaggagaagcttGACAGGGTGAATGAGTGATTAGTTCGTGTGGAGTTGCACTCTTTCCATTGTTTATATAGGGCTTCTGTATACTTTCAATGCAAGGATCTAATGCTCAGTGCCATCCTGAATGATCTTTCTCAACTTTCAGCAGTTATGGGCTAGACATTCCCAATAAGCAGTGAAAATGTTGCAATCATTTTAAGGCATCTTTGAACACATCCATGAATCTTTCCCTCCAACCATCTGGTGGTCTCTTTCCATGACTGATCACTGAATATAGTGTCTGTTTCAGGGTCTGCTGTTGGGCATGTGATCAACGTGACCTGCCCAACTGAACCAACTGAGTGTAGATCAGGACGCAGTGGAGATGCTGGTGTGGGAGAGGACAGCAGCATTGGTTTACTTCTCCTTCATGTGAATTTGGAGAATTTTGCAGAGGTGACCTTGGTGTTATCATTTTGAGGATGATCCTCATCTCCAACTACATCTGCACTAAACTTTATCTCCCTGCCCCACTGTACATCACCGGGCTATGAAATTAATTGTTGACAGTGACACCGTGAAAAACACGGAACAGTTCTCCTAGCTCAGGAGTAGCCTAACAGCAAAGGCAGACACATTCACCATTACCTTCAAATTGTCTATCAGTGAGGAGTGAGCCTTATCATATCATGTGCTTCTGAGTCTTGGACTATATACAATGGAAGTATCCATACAGACATGCAATGGACTCGAGATTTAAAAGTTATGCTAatcaataaatagacaatagacaataggagcaggagtaggccatttggcccttcgagccagcaccaccattcaatgtgatcatggctgatcattctcaatcagtaccccgttccttgagCTCCAACCACACTAAATCATGAAATGTAACATATTAGGAGAAATAAATCACAGGTTTCTGTGGAGACTACAAAGAGCAGCAGATAAGACACTTACCATTGGACAGCAGAGAGCACAGTATTAAAATCTTGGACATATTTTGATGAATCAAAGTACAGTTCCATTGGTCTTTGTCAGCATCAGCTTTTGGAATGATCATCTATAAAGATTTCTTTTCCTTCACTGGCTCCTTGAAAACTTTCTCTCCCACTCTTTTGCCATCACCATTCATGCAAACAAGTCTCATTGACTCAGTGACCTCAGACTCAGAGCAGGTCAGGGTAACGTTTCCTCCCTCAGTTGTTACATTAGATTGTTCAACTGGGAAACAAGAATTTCACTGAGAATTAAAACAACAGCTGGGGTCTCTACCCAATGTGTTCTTAAACCATGATTCTTGTAGAACTAACCCAAAGGATCACTGGCATCAAATTTGAGAATGTTGCTCAAAAAGCACCAATGTCCACAATGCTGCCACTGGACATAACATCGCACAGCCACGGATATTCCATCAATTTCAGCCTTTTCCATGCTTGAagttgacttttaaaaaaaacctggaaCTCCAGGGGCCAAGAGAAATTTGGAGATAGTTTTAGGAGCATCTGAGTGAGACTGAATGGTTCAGAATTGTTGCCATTCTTATTGTCCCAGGTTCCTCTGTGAATAGcacataataaacaatagacaataggtgcaggagtaggccattcagcccttcgagccagcaccaccattcaatgtgatcatggctgatcattctcacagtACCCCATTCCTTAGGCTCCAACCACACTAAATCATGAAATGTAACATATTAGGAGAAATAAATAACAGGTTTCTGTGGAGACTACAAAGGGCAGCAGATAAGACACTTACCATTGGACTGCAGAGAGCACAGTATTAAAACCTTGGACATATTTTGATGAATCAAAGCACAGTTCCATTGGCCTTTGTCAGCATCAGCTTTTGGAATGATCATCTGTAAAGATTTCTTTTCCTTCACTGGCTCCTTGAAAATTTTCTCTCCCACTCTTTTGCCATCACCATTCATGCAAACAAGTCTCATTGACTCAGTGACCTCAGACTCAGAACAGGTCAGGGTAACGTTTCCTCCCTCAGTTGTTACATTAGATTGTTCAACTGGGAAACAAGAATTTCACTGAGAATTAAAACAACAGCTGGGGTCTCTACCCAATGTGTTCTTAAACCATGATTCCTGTAGAACTAACCCAAAGGATCACTGGCATCAAATTTGAGAATGTTGCTCAGAAAGCACCAATTTCCACAATGCTGCCACTGGACACAACATCCCACAGCCACAGATATTCCATCAATTTCAGCCTTTCCCATGCTTGAAGttgacttaaaaaaaataaactggaACTCCAGAGGCCAAGAGAAATTTGGAGATAATTTTAGGAGCATCTGAGTGAGACTGAATGGTTCAGAATTGTTGCCATTATTATTGTCCCAGGTTCCTCTGTGACCagcacataatagacaatagacaataggtgcaggagtaggccattcggcccttcgagccagcaccaccattcaatgtgatcatggttgattattctcaatcagtaccccgttcctgccttctcctcataccccctgactccgctatccttaagagctctatctagttctctcttgaatgcattcagagaattggcctccactgtcttctgaggcagagaattccacagatttacaactctctgactgaaaaagttcctcatctccgttctaaatggcctaccccttattcttaaacagtgtacCCCCAGTTATCAACGAAGAGTCATCGCCACAGAGTCATACTGGCCCTTTTGATGAGAAAAGTGGAGGGAGAGCTCAGTGTCCCAAAACATTATGAAGATAGGGCAGAGGAGGAAAGGTTTATTTGAGAACAGACAGAAGATGTGTCCAATCTATGGCAACAAAGAGACAGAAGGTGATGATAGAGGGGTGTTTTTGCACCTGGAATCCTGTGACTAATGATGTACCACAAGAATTGGTAATGGGACCCTGTTGTATGTAATCTACATGAATGTCTTAGAAATGGATATGGGAGGCAAGATCAATAAGTTCACAGATGACAGGAAGATTAGTGAAATTGTTGATAGTGTGGACAGTGGTCTTATTCTGCAAAGAGATATCAATGTGTTGGTGAAAGGGGCTGAGAAATGAAAGATGGAGCTTAATCCAGACAATTGTGAGGTGATGTGTTCTGTGGTGCAAATGAGGCTGGGACGTACACCATGAATGGCAAGCTCTGACAAAGTCTTGAGAAACAGAGAGACATTTGGAGTACACAGTAGGTCATGAAATTAGATATGTTAGATAAAAGAAATAACATTACATTTCTGTGGAAATAACAAAGAGCAGAAGACAAGACACTTACCATTGTGCTGCAAAAAATTCAGTTCATACGGAATTAAAACCTTGAGAGTATTTTGATAAAACAAACCACAGGTCCATTTCCTTTTGTCTGCATCAGCGTTTGGAATGTTTAACTGCAAAGATATCTGCTCCTGCCTTCGCTCCTTGAAAGATTTCTCTTCCACGACTTTGCCATCACCATTGAACCAAACAAGTCTCATTGACTCGGTGACCTTTGACACGGAGCAGGTCAGGGTAACGTTTCTTCCCTCAGTCCTTGCATTAGATTCTTCAGCTGGGAAACAAGAAATTCACTGAGAATTAAAACAACAGCTGGGGTTTCTACCCAACGTTTTCTTAAACCCCGATGCCTGGAGAACTATCCCAAAGGATCACTGACAAGCTTCTACGCCAACTTTGAGAACGTTGCTGAATAAGCAACAATTCCCACAATGGTGCCACTGCCCACAGTGTTGGACACAATACcccactgacaatagacaataggtgcaggagtaggccattcagcccttcgagccagcactgccattcaatgcgatcatggctgatcactctcaatcagtaccccgttcctgccttctccccataccccctcactccgctatccttaagagctctatccagctctctcttgaaagcatccaacgaacaggcctccactaccttctgaggcagagaattccacaccttcaccaccctctgactgaaaaagttcttcctcatctccgttctaaatggcctaccccttattctcaaactgtggccccttgttctggactcccccaacattgggaacatgttatctgcctctaatgtgtccaatcccctaattatcttatatgtttcaataagatcccccctcatccttctaaattccagtgtatacaagcccaaacgctccagcctttcaacatacgacagtcccgccattccgggaattaacctagtgaacctacgctgcacgccctccatagcaagaatatccttcctcaaatttggagaccaaaactgcacacagtactccaggtgcggtctcaccagggcccggtacaactgtagaaggacctctttgctcctatactcaactcctcttgttacgaaggccaacattccattggctttcttcactgcctgctgaacctgcatgcttccttttattgactgatgcactaggacacccagatctcgttgaactccccctcctcctaacttgacaccattcagataataatctgcctttctattcttacttccaaagtgaataacctcacacttatctacattaaactgcatctgccatgtatccgcccactcacacaacctgtccaagtcaccctgcagccttattgcatcttcctcacaattcacactaccccccaacttagtatcatctgcaaatttgctaatggtacttttaatcccttcgtctaagtcattaatgtatatcgtaaatagctggggtcccagcaccgaaccttgcggtaccccactggtcactgcctgccattccgaaagagacccatttatccccactctttgctttctgtctgtcaaccaattttctatccatgtcagtaccctacccccaataccatgtgccctaattttgcccactaatctcctatgtgggaccttgtcgaaggctttctgaaagtcgaggtacaccacatccactgactctcccttgtcaattttcctagttacatcctcaaaaaattccagtagatttgtcaagcatgatttcccctttgtaaatccatgctgactcggaatgatcccgttactgctatccaaatgctcagcaatttcgtcttttataattgactccagcatcttccccaccactgatgtcagaattgactccagcatcttccccaccacacaACACCCCACTGCCCAGTGTTGGACACGACACCCCACTGCCCAGTGCTGGACAcaacaccccactgcccacagtgcTTGACACAACACCCCACTGCCCAGTGTTGGACACAgcaccccactgcccacagtgctggacacaacaccccactgcccagtgttggacacaacaccccactgcccacagtgctggacacaacaccccactgcccagtgttggacacaacaccccactgcccacagtgctggacacaacaccccactgcccacagtgctggacacaacaccccactgcccagtgttggacacaacaccccactgcccagtgttggacacaacaccccactgcccacagtgttGGACACAACACCCCACTGCCACTGATATTCCATGAATTGCACCCTTTTTCATGCGTCAAGACGGtttcaaaaataaaaagagaACTTCAAGGGGCAAAGAGGAATATGGGGGTCATTTTAGGAGCATCTGAGTGAGATGCTCAGAATGGTGACCACTGGAGGCTCAATCTTTgttgaagtttattgcgacagcaacattcgattacaaagtataacgaacgagattacagacaaccattaattctaactgttcacttcgaagaactctcctaactgactggttttgggcgccaaaaccacacgtgacgttgctgtccaatcagcggcctcaactccctggaccaatccctaccgtcgcactcacacgtgaccttgctggccaatctgagggttcgactcctaggactaatctctatggtcgctgcaCCACTATTGTTGTCATTTATTCGCTGCATCAGACGGTTCAGCGCTgactgtggaaagaatgtttaagAATTCATGTTTAAAGAATGAGTTCATCAGTGAAAACACTGGCAGCATTCTGTCTCCTACCTTTCACTGTGATGAGATCAACGGTGAGAAATGGAGAACTGCTGCCCTCGTTGTTCACTGATGCTTCGTTTCCAAGAAAACAACTGTAACGTCCGGCATCTTGAAACAAAACGGGGACAATCCTCACACTGAAATCCTTGCCATCGAAGGGTTTCGCTGAGGTCACCAGGCGATTCCCGAAGTCGGCCCCTTCGACATTGATGGgctgagagggtgttgcagttgcTATTACGTTGTATCGTTGAAGGCGACGAGATGTCCAGGTCATGACTGTGCTGGAATCCCCATGAGTATTATAGCAAACCAGGTGAAGTTCACTGTGGTCTGTGCTGGAGCGGTAAACCGTGTATCTCTGTTTATATAAAGCTGTACCAGAGAGACAGGATAACTCCTTTCAGTTTTACAGTTACTGTGGCACAGAGagattctcaaccccattctgataAATATTTGCGGTGGTTTGTTCAGCTGATCAAGCTTCAAATGCAAATTAATTTTGCTCCAAAACTCATCAAATCTTTTTATAAACAAAATTTACTGTAATGTAGTAAATTGCAGTAAATCATGGACTGTCCTGGAATCTCCCGGGATGGGATGAAACCTCCCGGAGACTCCCGAGAGCGGCCCGGGAGGTGAATCTCTGTCGGTCTGCAGGAGGTGCAGGTTCAGTGAAGGGTCAGTGAGGGGAGAGCGGACGGGTTGTTGTTCAGTGCTGATGTTTGCACCGGGACCCCCAGTGTGAGTGTGAACAGCAAGGGCTGGCGGTTGTCATGGTGACTACACTTTCTATCTGACACTTTGACGTGAGTCCTGTATCAGTATCTCAGTCTCAGATACTGGAGcattgatggcaagttaaactgacAAAATACTTTACTGAACAATAGTTACAGAAAGATATCATCCCTCCCGTGCTGTGTGTCTGTCACACAGAGACAAGCAGGCAGCTGCTCCACAGAGAGAGACTTTCTGGAAACTTCTCCCTGATCATTGCAGCATTTTATACACGAGAGCAGTTGGTCACTGTCCACAGTTCATCACAGGGCGCACGCATAACATTACAAGAAGCACCGTGATACAAGTGTCTACTTGATATCCAATGGGAGGTATTTACACTTACTTTTGTTTACAGTAAAATCTCCATTACTTGTGTGAACGATTTTTCCGTTTTCCTGCACTTCACACACATACAACTTCCCATCCTCCACTGTGACATGTCGGACCATCAGATAGACCGTGTTATTCAGGCGGATCTGCTCAGTGTCCCTCCTGTTCTGCTGGGATGAGTCTTTTGGTCTCCAGTGAAGACTGACTGTATCTGAGAGTCTGGAGATGGTGCAGCTGAGTGTGACGTCACTGCCCAGcagagggagctgtggacttgcttCAACTGTGAACAACAGATCAATGGGATTCAGAGTGAGTCGTGGTGTGTCCAGTCCAATGACTGGGCTCAATCCCACCTCAGCTGAAAACCTAGACCCGCCCCTCATTCTGCCAAACTCTAGCTGGTCCAAGCCCAGAGCCACAAACA contains:
- the LOC144599912 gene encoding uncharacterized protein LOC144599912 — encoded protein: MRPTFLGSSLPADLMFGFFVFLLRPVSTQKKINQIYFMDNGGDIVLKGPENPGSNILVWEFEPHSARVKQTVVTLRPANSGAWNMQMGNGTSHTEVHVGDRTVDLAIKKPTFKWSGLFTLNEKQPRNQILKLYEIYGIKVEASPQLPLLGSDVTLSCTISRLSDTVSLHWRPKDSSQQNRRDTEQIRLNNTVYLMVRHVTVEDGKLYVCEVQENGKIVHTSNGDFTVNKTLYKQRYTVYRSSTDHSELHLVCYNTHGDSSTVMTWTSRRLQRYNVIATATPSQPINVEGADFGNRLVTSAKPFDGKDFSVRIVPVLFQDAGRYSCFLGNEASVNNEGSSSPFLTVDLITVKAEESNARTEGRNVTLTCSVSKVTESMRLVWFNGDGKVVEEKSFKERRQEQISLQLNIPNADADKRKWTCGLFYQNTLKVLIPYELNFLQHNVEQSNVTTEGGNVTLTCSESEVTESMRLVCMNGDGKRVGEKIFKEPVKEKKSLQMIIPKADADKGQWNCALIHQNMSKVLILCSLQSNVRALPDIWIITVLGYLSIKLAVALGLICYSWKTHKCSRNPWEVTGHVTNDSKEAVALQTLNSAPDVRGQNE